One Halanaerobium hydrogeniformans genomic window, CAATTTAACTCCACCCAATACATAGCTTGGATGGAGTTTTTTGACAGTTTTAGATAAATTTAAAAAGCTAAAATTAGGCAAAAAAATAACAAGGTTCTGACGAATCTTTCTCAACTTCTTGTTCGTAGTGTAGCATTTTTTACTTTTCTTATTCTTTCTTTTTGCTTTAATTTAGTCCTCCTTTACTATTTTTGATTTCCTTAAGATTTATTACTAAAGAAAGCTATACCTTAGTAATATTCTTTTGGTCATCTCCAATAGTAAATTCATAGGCTTTGATCTTACGCCTAAATCTTAGCAAATTTACTTAAATAAGAATTTCAAAATACTGCTTTCGAACAATCCGTTTTAGGACTTCCTCAGAACCTTGTAACTACATTATAGTGCCAAACTGACTAAAAGTCAATTCTTTAAAATGAGCATATGATTAAACTAACTCGGTAATTTGTCGAATTACTAACTTATACTCTAAATATTTGCAAAATTTAAAATCTTTAACGGGGGAGGTACTATGAACTTTAAAGCCGGTTTTGAAAAATTTCGTGGTTTTGGCTATTATTTTTTGCTTGCAGTTCTTTTATTTGCTGTAATGTTCCTTTATTTTTATCTCTATGGAGATGGCGGTCGAAGTGCGAACAGCCTTTCTTATGGTGATCAGGTAGAATTAGCCGAAGTTGAGATCAGAGAATCCGAACTTGAAGGGTTGATCTATGCTCGAAGATCGATTAGGGATTATCAGGCTGAAGAAATATCTTTTAATAATATTTCCAAACTGCTCTGGTCTACAGTCGGAACTACCGTTGATGGTATCAGTGGGCCGACCAGGGCTGCTCCTTCTGCCGGGGCAACAGATGCAGTAGAAATTTTTCTTGCTGTAAAAGATGTAGAGGACATAGATGCCGGGATTTACCATTATCAGCCGGCAGAAAATACTTTGCTGGAAGTTAGCTCAGAAGCTAAATCAGCTGAGCTGGAAGCTGCTGCCCTAAATCAATCTGCTGTTGGTGATGGAGGGGCGGTCATTATTATCACAGCTGTTTTTGAGAGGACTATAAGGCGTTATGGAGAAAGAGGAGAGCGCTATGTTCATATGGAAGCTGGCCATGCTGCCCAGAATCTGCTTTTGATGGCAGAAAATTTAGGTCTGGGTAGTGTTGTGATAGGAGCTTTTGATGAAAATGAAGTTAGATCTATTCTGGGTAGTGAAAATCATGAGCCACTGCTTTTGCTGCCCATTGGAGTGCTTGAAAATTAGTTTTTTTCTTAAATGAAAAAAGCACTTGCAAAATGCAAAATCAGCTGTTATAATGGTTTGTGTTGCAGGAAAAATTGAATCAAAAAATACAGGAGACATTCTATGAACTTTGATCAGAAATATATGCAGATGGCCCTGGCTGAAGCCAGGAAAGCTTATCAAAGGGCAGAAGTTCCAATCGGTGCAGTTGTGGTTTGTGATGATCGAGTAGTTGGTCGCGGGTTTAATCTCCGGGAGCAAACTCAAGATCCAACTTCTCATGCCGAAATTATTGCCCTTAAAGAGGCTGCCAAAGAACAGGCTAGCTGGCGCTTGGAAGACTGCCAGCTTTATGTAACTCTAGAACCCTGTCCGATGTGTGCAGGAGCTATTTTGCAGTCAAGGATAAAAAGGCTTGTTTATGCAGCAGCTGATCCTAAAGCAGGAGCTGTTAAAAGTCTTTATCAACTGCTGGGTGATGATCGTTTTAATCATCAGGTAGAAGTTGTATCTGGAGTTATGGAAGCAGAAGCCGCTCAGCTATTAAAAGATTTTTTCCGTGAGTTAAGATAACGGAAGGATGGGTGAGTCTGGCTGAAACCGCTCGACTCGAAATCGAGTAGGCATGATATGCCTCGGGGGTTCAAATCCCTCTCCTTCCGCCAAAAGGCAGTTCGTTTCTGAGAATTCATAGAATTATAAATAAACTTAAAATGTGGAGACTTAGAATTGGAGTGATAGTACTTAATTTTTCATCCAACTTCCAACTTCTAATCTCTAAATTCTAACTTCCAAACTGGAGAGGTGTCCGAGTCTGGCTTAAGGGGCCCGCCTGGAAAGCGGGTGTAGGCTTTCACCTACCGAGGGTTCGAATCCCTCCCTCTCCGCCATTAAAATTTTATAGATTTTTAAAGTTTGGCCGCACTAAATGGGGTGTTAGCGGTGCCCTGTAACCTGCAAACCGCTACAGCAGGATTGATGCCTCATTGAGGGTTTTCTCTTTCAGGGTCTGGCCCTGTTAAGTAGTGTTGACAATTGGGTCTCGCGCAATGAAGTCTTATGAACTCCGTCAGGTCCGGGAGGAAGCAGCGGTAAGTAAGTCGCTTCATGTGCCGCGAGGGTGCCTGGTTCGAGCCAACTGCCAGGGTAACGCCTGGGAGGGGGAACTCGATTTGAGGTGTGCGGCCATCTTTTTCTAACACCCGGAATAGGGTGTTTTTGTTATATAATAATAATTTAGGGGTGAATTAAATGTCCTTTCTCTCTCTTTACAGAAAATATCGGCCGGAAGATTTTACAGATTTGATCGGTCAGGATCATGTGGTCCAGACCTTAAAAAATGCCTTAAAAAATGATAGGGTGGCCCATGCTTACCTCTTTGCCGGACCTCGCGGTACAGGTAAGACTTCTACTGCCAAGGTTTTTGCTAAAGCCTTAAATTGTGCAGATCCAGCAGCTGATTTAGAACCCTGTGGAGAGTGTAATTCCTGTCAGAGGATCAGCAGTGGTAGTTCACTTGATGTAATCGAAATTGATGCTGCTTCTAACAGGGGTATTGATGAGATAAGGGAGTTAAGAGAAAAGGTTAAATTTTATCCAGGAGAAGGACAGTATAAGGTATATATAATCGATGAAGTACATATGTTAACAACAGGAGCTTTTAATGCCCTTTTAAAAACTCTTGAAGAACCACCTGATAGTGTTGTTTTTATCCTGGCAACTACAGAACCTCATAAGGTTATTACGACCATTATGTCCAGATGTCAGCGCTTTGATTTTACTTTACTGAGCCTGGGAGATATAAAAATGAGGTTAAAATATATAGCTGAGCAGGAAGGTTATGAGATAGATGCAGCAGCTCTCGATATATTAGCCCGCAGTGCTCGAGGTGGTATGAGGGATGGAATAAGCCTTTTAGATCAGGCAATATCTTTTAGTGATGGTCAGCTTGCCGCTGAAGAAATCGCCCGGATGCTGGGCAGGGTTAATAAGGATAAATTAAAAGAATTTTTACTTTATTTAAGCAAAAATCAGAGTCAAAAAGCTCTGCAGTTATTGGATAAACAGCTTGAGGCTGGTTTAGGTATAGAAAGATTTAGTGATGAACTGGTAGCTTACTGTAGAGAACTGCTTTTAATAAAAGAGTGTGGGGTTAACTCAGGTATTTTAGAGTACTCCCAGAGTTATTTAGAAGAGCTGGCAGATGCTGCCGCCAATTTAAGCACAACTCGGATCACCAATATTATAGATGAGTTTGCTAAATTGAAGCAAAAACTGCGTTCCAGTGCAAGCCCCCGTTTACAATTGGAGATAAGTGTTATAAAATTAAGTAGTAAGCAGAGTGCAGAATCTTCTCTTGAGGCCAGACTTTCTCAGCTGGAATTTAAATTAAATGATCTGCTGCAAAAAGGAAGTATAGCTGTCAACAAAGAAGTTCAAAAGCCAGTTCAGCCAGAAGTTGAAAACAGAGCTAAAAAATCAAGCAGCAAGCAAGCAGAAACTCAAGCAGAAAGCACTCAAAATAAAAAAGCTGCTCAACCTGAGCAAAAAAAGGCTGTACCAGCTCAAAAGGAAGCTAATTCTGCCGAAGGAGATCTCAGCCTGGAAAAAGTAAAAAATTACTGGGCAAAGCTTTTAAGTGAAATTAGAAAACGCGATATTTCAGTTCAGGCTTTATTAAGAGAAGCTGAACCAACTGCTGTTGAAGGCAAAAAGATCATCATCGTGTTTCCAGAAGACAAAAAATTTCACTTTAAGGGAGCAAGGTCAAATCAGTCCCTGATCTCTAATGTTATCGGCAGTCTTTTAAATCAATATGTTGAATTAGAATTTATACTTGGTGATTATAAAAAAAAATCGCTAAATGAGCAAAAAAGCAGTCAAAGTAGAAGTGATAAAGCAGCTGGAGAAAATACTAACTTTCAAAGTTCTACTTCAGCCAAAAAAAGCTCTCAAAGAGATAAAAATCAGAGTTTTGGCATAAAAGAAATTGCCAGAATATTTTCTGGAGAGATAATTGAAGTTGATGAAACAATTTTAGAAAAAAAAGGAGGCAACTAAAATGGATATGAAAAAATTAATGAAACAGGCACAGCAAATGCAGACAAAGATGGCTAAGATGCAGGAAGAACTTGAAGAAAAAACTTTAGAATCAACTGCCGGTGGTGGAGCCGTTAAAGTTGTTGTTAATGGTAAGCAGGAATTAGTAGATTTACAGATCGATCCTGATGCTGTAGATCCAGATGATGTAGAAATGCTGGAAGACCTTATTTTAGCAGCTGTTAACCAGGCAATGCGTGAGATGCAAGAAATGGTAAATGAAGAAATGGGTAAGGTAACTGGTGGGATGAATCTACCAGGGATGCCGTAATGAATCCCTATCCCAGGCCGATGGGAAAATTAATTGGCGAGCTGAGTAAACTGCCCGGTATTGGGCCTAAAACTGCCCGCCGACTTTCGTTTTATATTCTCGGCCAGAGTAAAAATGAGGTAAAAACCCTCTCTGATGCTTTGATTGAAGCCAGGGATAAGATCAATTACTGTTCAAGATGTAATCATTTAACAGAAGGTGATATTTGTTCTTTCTGCAGCTCAGATGAGCGTGATCTTTCAATAATCTGTGTGGTAGAAAGTCCTCGTGATGTGGTTGCTATGGAAAAAACTGGAGAATATAATGGGCTTTACCATGTTTTACATGGAGCAATATCACCGATGGATGGGATCGGCCCTGATCAAATTAAAATCCGTAGCTTAATGCCCCGTTTAGAAAAAGGCGAGGTAGAAGAAATAATCATAGCGACTGATCCTAATGCTGAAGGAGATGCAACCGCTATGTATCTGGCAAAGTTGATCAAACCACTTGGGGTAAAAGTGACCAGAATTGCTCACGGAATTCCAGTTGGTGGAGACTTAGAATATGCAGATGAGGTAACCCTTTCTAAGGCTTTAGAAGGCCGCCGAGAAATATAATTTCAGATAAGCAAATTTTAGGAGCCTTTAGTCGGGCTCTTTTTCTATATTGTTTTTTTCTCTTATGGTGAAATTTCACCAAGCTGATTTAATCTGCGATTATGATAAGATAATCACAATATCAATTCAGCCGCTTGACATTGGGACCTGGCTTTGTTAAAATACATAAAATATTAGATTATAGAATAGTAGTAATTATTGATAAATTAGTTAAAAATTTCATTTTAATAAAGACATTTTGCATTATTATGACAGGGTGGTAATGGATAAATTTTAAGAAATAATACAGGGGGTAGAGTAATGGATAAAATAATTAAAGAAGCTTTAACTTTTGATGATGTTTTATTACAACCACAGAAATCTGATGTAGTCCCGAGAGATATAGACACTAGAACTAAGTTAACTGATGATATTTATTTAAACACACCTATTATTTCGGCTGGAATGGATACTGTTACCGAAGCTGATATGGCGATCGCAATGGCCAGAGAAGGTGGATTGGGTGTTATCCATAAGAACATGTCCATTAGAAGACAGGCCTCAGAGGTTGACAGGGTAAAAAGATCAGAAAGTGGAGTTATTATCGATCCATTTTTTCTTTCACCAGATGCTTTGATCAGTGAGGCTGAAGAACTGATGTCAAAATATCATATTTCCGGTGTACCAATAGTTGATAAGGACAATATTCTGGTAGGTATTTTAACAAACAGAGATCTCCGCTTTGTAGAAGATTATGATCGTCCGGTTTCAGAGGTTATGACAGATGAAGAACTTGTAACCGCTCCGGTTGGTACAGATCTTGAAGGGGCAAAGGCTAAATTGAGAGAACATAAAATAGAAAAACTACCCATAGTTGATGAAGATGGCAAATTGAGTGGTCTGATCACCATCAAGGATATTGAAAAAGCCAAGAAATATCCTAATGCTTCCAAAGATAAGCAGGGAAGGCTGCTGGTTGCTGCAGCTGTCGGTACCGGAGATGATACCATGGATAGGGTTGCTGCTTTGGTAGATGCTAAAGTAGATATTATCGTAATTGATACTGCTCATGGTCATTCTCAGGGGGTTATCGATACAGTTAAAATTATTAAAGAAAAATATCCTGACTTAACAGTAATAGCCGGTAATGTTGCGACCGCAGAAGCTACAGAAGATCTCATCAAAGCTGGGGCAGATGTAGTAAAGGTTGGGATTGGTCCAGGTTCAATCTGTACAACAAGGGTTGTAGCAGGTGTTGGGGTACCACAGATTACTGCTATTAACGATGCTGCCAAAGCAGCTGATAAATATGGAAAAACTGTTATTGCAGATGGTGGTATAAAATATTCAGGTGATATAACAAAGGCCATAGCTGTAGGTGCTCATTCGGTTATGATTGGAAGCCTTTTAGCCGGTACGGAAGAAAGTCCTGGAGAACTGGAAATCTATAAAGGAAGAAGTTTTAAGGTATATAGAGGTATGGGTTCTGTTAGTGCTATGAAACAGGGAAGCAAGGACCGCTACTTCCAGGAAGAAGAAACCGAAACAGAAAAATTTGTTCCAGAAGGTATAGAGGGAAGGGTACCATATAAAGGTACACTTTCGGAAACTATTTATCAATTGGTAGGTGGTTTAAAATCTGGGATGGGTTACTGTGGAACTCCTGATATAGAGAGTTTAATCAAAGATTCTAAGCTGCTTAGAATATCTTCAGCAGGTTTAAGAGAAAGTCATCCTCATGATGTAAAAGTTACTAAAGAAGCTCCTAACTACAGCTTTAATGATTAAGGTATATGTTTTGGACCATTGTTATTAACTTAACAGAAATTTTTAGCAAAGCATATTATTCTTATAGTTGTGGTTTGTTATTATAATCGTTTTAATTACAGGGGGCGTTAGTGATGAGTGAAGAAAAGAGAAAAAAAGAAAAGTTAATAATAATCGGTGGAGGCCCAGCAGGGATTACTGCTTCAATTTATGGGGCAAGGGCTGGCTTGAATCCACTGGTTTTAGTAGGACCTGAGCCAGGGGGTCAGATTACAACTACTTCTGAATTAGAAAATTATCCTGGTTTTCCCGAACCGATCGGAGGATTTGAATTAACCCAAAAGATGACAGCACAGGCTGAAAACTTTGATGTTCGTTTAGAATACGAAAGTGTTGAAGATCTAAAGCCTGAAGGTGATAATTATATTGTTAAAACTGATATGGAAGAATATGAAACTGAAACGGTAATCATAACTACAGGTGCAGAACCGAAGACCCTTGGCCTTGAGAAAGAAGATAAGCTTCGGGGTAATGGTGTGTCTTACTGTGCTACCTGTGATGCAGCTTTCTTTAAGGAAAAAGATGTTGCAATAGTTGGTGGTGGAGATACAGCTTTATGGGAGGCAACCTTTTTATCTAAATTTGCCTCTAAGGTGTATATTATTCACCGTCGTGATAAATTTAGAGGAGCTAAAAGACTTGGTGATAGGGTAAAAAACCTGGACAATATAGAAATAGTCTGGGATACAGAAGTTAAAGACCTTCATGGTGAAGATAAATTAGAAGGAATAAGAGTTTTTAATAATAAGACAGGAGAAGAATCTGATTTAGATGTGGATGGATTTTTCGTCGCAATCGGTCATCAGCCGAGAACTAAATGCTTAAATGGTTTTGTGGAATTAGATGATTACGGATATATTATTACAGATGATAAGCAGCGTACCAATCTTGAAGGTGTTTTTGCAGCAGGAGATGTGCAGGACCCTGATTACAGACAGGTTGTGATCGCGGCAGGGAGTGGGGCGAAAGCTGCCATTGAAGCTGCTGAATACCTGGAAGAAAAACATGATAAAAAAGCAAAATAATCTTTAAAAATGAGCTCGGCTTTAGCTGCTGTCAGTTTAATGACAGCTGGACTGGAGCGGGCTTTT contains:
- the guaB gene encoding IMP dehydrogenase, translating into MDKIIKEALTFDDVLLQPQKSDVVPRDIDTRTKLTDDIYLNTPIISAGMDTVTEADMAIAMAREGGLGVIHKNMSIRRQASEVDRVKRSESGVIIDPFFLSPDALISEAEELMSKYHISGVPIVDKDNILVGILTNRDLRFVEDYDRPVSEVMTDEELVTAPVGTDLEGAKAKLREHKIEKLPIVDEDGKLSGLITIKDIEKAKKYPNASKDKQGRLLVAAAVGTGDDTMDRVAALVDAKVDIIVIDTAHGHSQGVIDTVKIIKEKYPDLTVIAGNVATAEATEDLIKAGADVVKVGIGPGSICTTRVVAGVGVPQITAINDAAKAADKYGKTVIADGGIKYSGDITKAIAVGAHSVMIGSLLAGTEESPGELEIYKGRSFKVYRGMGSVSAMKQGSKDRYFQEEETETEKFVPEGIEGRVPYKGTLSETIYQLVGGLKSGMGYCGTPDIESLIKDSKLLRISSAGLRESHPHDVKVTKEAPNYSFND
- the trxB gene encoding thioredoxin-disulfide reductase — its product is MSEEKRKKEKLIIIGGGPAGITASIYGARAGLNPLVLVGPEPGGQITTTSELENYPGFPEPIGGFELTQKMTAQAENFDVRLEYESVEDLKPEGDNYIVKTDMEEYETETVIITTGAEPKTLGLEKEDKLRGNGVSYCATCDAAFFKEKDVAIVGGGDTALWEATFLSKFASKVYIIHRRDKFRGAKRLGDRVKNLDNIEIVWDTEVKDLHGEDKLEGIRVFNNKTGEESDLDVDGFFVAIGHQPRTKCLNGFVELDDYGYIITDDKQRTNLEGVFAAGDVQDPDYRQVVIAAGSGAKAAIEAAEYLEEKHDKKAK
- the recR gene encoding recombination mediator RecR — its product is MNPYPRPMGKLIGELSKLPGIGPKTARRLSFYILGQSKNEVKTLSDALIEARDKINYCSRCNHLTEGDICSFCSSDERDLSIICVVESPRDVVAMEKTGEYNGLYHVLHGAISPMDGIGPDQIKIRSLMPRLEKGEVEEIIIATDPNAEGDATAMYLAKLIKPLGVKVTRIAHGIPVGGDLEYADEVTLSKALEGRREI
- the dnaX gene encoding DNA polymerase III subunit gamma/tau, coding for MSFLSLYRKYRPEDFTDLIGQDHVVQTLKNALKNDRVAHAYLFAGPRGTGKTSTAKVFAKALNCADPAADLEPCGECNSCQRISSGSSLDVIEIDAASNRGIDEIRELREKVKFYPGEGQYKVYIIDEVHMLTTGAFNALLKTLEEPPDSVVFILATTEPHKVITTIMSRCQRFDFTLLSLGDIKMRLKYIAEQEGYEIDAAALDILARSARGGMRDGISLLDQAISFSDGQLAAEEIARMLGRVNKDKLKEFLLYLSKNQSQKALQLLDKQLEAGLGIERFSDELVAYCRELLLIKECGVNSGILEYSQSYLEELADAAANLSTTRITNIIDEFAKLKQKLRSSASPRLQLEISVIKLSSKQSAESSLEARLSQLEFKLNDLLQKGSIAVNKEVQKPVQPEVENRAKKSSSKQAETQAESTQNKKAAQPEQKKAVPAQKEANSAEGDLSLEKVKNYWAKLLSEIRKRDISVQALLREAEPTAVEGKKIIIVFPEDKKFHFKGARSNQSLISNVIGSLLNQYVELEFILGDYKKKSLNEQKSSQSRSDKAAGENTNFQSSTSAKKSSQRDKNQSFGIKEIARIFSGEIIEVDETILEKKGGN
- the tadA gene encoding tRNA adenosine(34) deaminase TadA, which translates into the protein MNFDQKYMQMALAEARKAYQRAEVPIGAVVVCDDRVVGRGFNLREQTQDPTSHAEIIALKEAAKEQASWRLEDCQLYVTLEPCPMCAGAILQSRIKRLVYAAADPKAGAVKSLYQLLGDDRFNHQVEVVSGVMEAEAAQLLKDFFRELR
- a CDS encoding YbaB/EbfC family nucleoid-associated protein, whose amino-acid sequence is MDMKKLMKQAQQMQTKMAKMQEELEEKTLESTAGGGAVKVVVNGKQELVDLQIDPDAVDPDDVEMLEDLILAAVNQAMREMQEMVNEEMGKVTGGMNLPGMP
- a CDS encoding SagB/ThcOx family dehydrogenase; protein product: MNFKAGFEKFRGFGYYFLLAVLLFAVMFLYFYLYGDGGRSANSLSYGDQVELAEVEIRESELEGLIYARRSIRDYQAEEISFNNISKLLWSTVGTTVDGISGPTRAAPSAGATDAVEIFLAVKDVEDIDAGIYHYQPAENTLLEVSSEAKSAELEAAALNQSAVGDGGAVIIITAVFERTIRRYGERGERYVHMEAGHAAQNLLLMAENLGLGSVVIGAFDENEVRSILGSENHEPLLLLPIGVLEN